The Fictibacillus phosphorivorans genomic sequence GAAGAAATTCCATACCGATTCCTTCTGTTTTATGAGGTCCGGATTCTCCACCATTAAGAATAGAGCCTTCAGGTTCAACAATAACGGTCTTCACGTTTTTGTTCTTTTCTTTTAAGTAACGAGCTGTACCCATAAACGTACCACCTGTACCCGCTCCTGCTACAAAAACATCAACATTGCCATCAAGCTCATCCCAGATTTCTGGACCTAATGTTTTGTAGTACGTGTTAGGGTTATCTGGGTTAGAAAATTGAGATGGAGAGAAAGAATTCGGAATCTCATTCAATAATTTCTTCGTTTTTTGAATCGCTCCCTTTATTCCATCGGCAGTAGGGGTATGAACGATGGTGGCACCCAACGCCTTCATAAGCTCTTGTTTTTCTATACTAAACTTTTCTGGAATAACAAAGATTACGTTTATCCCCTTATTGATCGCAGCAAGAGCAAGACCAATCCCTGTGTTTCCTGCTGTAGGTTCGATGATCGTACCACCTTGCACAAGATCCCCCTTAGATAGAGCTGCATCCAACAGCTCCAAACCTAGACGGTCTTTTACACTTCCTCCTGGATTCATGAACTCCAGTTTTGCAAATAAACGAACACCTTCCGGAAGTGAAAATTGAGTGATCTCCATAAGAGGTGTGTTACCGATCAACTCATGTACGTTTTTAAAATATTTCATTGGAATCGTCCTCTATTCTCCGAAAACAATATGCCACTCATCTTTTTTAGCAAGCATCTTGCGCGCGATCTCTTTCGCACCTTCAAGACTATGGTTAGCAGCCCAACCACATTGAACCTCATTACATGCAGGTACTTCAGTTGCTTCTAAAACATCGTTCAACGTTTTCTCGAGAACTTCTAAAATTTCATCGTAGTTATCATGGTTGATCACAGATAGATAAAAACCAGTCTGACAGCCCATAGGACTGATGTCCACTACAGTAGAATGGTGGTTTCGAATATTTTCCGCCATCAGATGTTCAATAGAATGAAGTCCTTCCATCGGCATATGATCTTTATTCGGCTGACAAAAGCGGATGTCGTACTTATGGATGATATCTCCGTTCGCTCCTGTAGTCGTCCCTGCTAAACGGATATAAGGTGCAACTACTTTCGTATGATCAAGGTTAAAGCTTTCAACGTTCATTTTTTTTGTCATTTTGATTTCAGCTCCTCAACGATTTTTTGTACTAGTTCTGCTGAGTTCTTAGATGCTGTTTGTAGGAATTGGTCATAAGAAACTCGTGCATCTTTTCCTGCGATATCAGATAAAGAACGGATGATCACAAAAGGAACTTTGAATTGATAACACGTTTGAGCGATAGCAGCAGCTTCCATCTCAGCTGCATATAGAGTCGGAAACTTGCCTCTGATATCTTCTACCCTAGCATGATCACTCATAAACGAATCACCTGAAGCGATCAAACCTTTTGCTACCTGTATGTTTTCTACTCTCGTACCAGCTCGTTCGGCTGCATTTACAAGTTTTTCGTCAGGAAGATAGTTAGGCGGCATCTGTGGCACTTGACCGTGCTCATAACCAAAGATCGTTGCATCTACATCATGATGACGAACATCGGTCGAAATGACTACATCCCCGACGTTCAGATCTGAATGAAATCCACCAGCAGATCCAGTATTCAAAATAACATCTGGTCCATAAAGCTGAATCATCAACGTAGTCCCGATCGCTGCGTTTACTTTTCCGATTCCTGATTTTAATAACACGACTTCTTGGCCGTCCAGCAATCCTTTGTAAAATTCACAACCCGCAAGCTTATTTTCTTCTAGATCTACTAGTTGCTCTCTTAAAAGAACTACTTCCTCTTCCATTGCACCAATAATTCCAATTCTTTTCATACGATTCTCCAATGTCTATTTTTTTACCGCTTCCATCAGCCAGACGTATTCGTTAAGTTTTTTGAACGAGACCTCAAAGTCATGTTTCTTAAACAGATCTTCTAGTACTCCAAGTGTTGTATAATACTCGGTCTGAAGATCTTTTAACAAGTTTAAAAAACCTTGAGATCTTACTTTTTCATGACGCTCAATTTTATCGTCTTCATGTAGATAAGCGGTATCTGCAAACACAATTTTACCATTCTTTTTAAGCAGCTGGCTATACTGTCCGATCGCCCGATCTTTCTCTTCATCGGTTAAGTGGTGGAACGCATACGTACTTACGATTGTATCAATCTCTTGATCGAGTTTTGGAAAAGACAAAAAGTCACCATCATGAAGGCGTAGATCTGGATGACGTTCAAAGGCTTTCTCACGCATCCCTTCTGACGGTTCTATACCAATCACTTGTTTCCCGCTTCTAAGAAGTTTTTCGCTCAAATTACCAGTTCCAACTCCGAACTCTAAAACAATATTTCCGGAACGCTGAACGACTGTTTCTAAAATCTCATCATATTTATGAAAAACTTCCTTATATTCCTGGTCATTTCCAGAAACTGTTTCGTCATAAGAAGAAGACCACTCATCAAAAAGATCAATAAATTCTCGTCCCATTTTTCACACTCACCTTTTAATTTATATAATTCCTATCAATATACTATGAATTAAAATCTTACAGGTTCCAAATTATCATAATTACTAAAGATTTTCAAATGAAATATCTTTTTCTTTTGGCAATCATTAGAGGTTATTGTATACATTAGATCTTAGAAAGCGTTCTTTCTCTATAGTGATATATAGACTATTATTCCTCATCGTTTTTTGTACCTGATTCTTTGTATCTTCCTCGCTAAAGATCTAGAAACACAAAAAAACAACCTGCTACATACTACAGGTTGTTTTTCTTCGTTTATTGAACAGGTGTCACGCTAGTTGGCTGCCATCCTTTTTCAGGTACCCACTGAAGCATAACATCATATTTTTTACCGTCAGCTTTCGATTGTACGGTACCCTTTGAAAGATCAGGCCCTCCACCATTTCCTAACCAAAAGATGGTCATTTGATCTTGTGGAATGCTGGTCGCATAGGAGAGTGCTTGAACCATCTCGTTCCAGTCTTGTGAACCATCGTCATATGTCTTAGTATGAGGCTCGGTTTGCGAAGTCCCGATCGGCTGCCATGGACCTTCAGGGCCTCCACCTTCAGGCGCACCTGATTCTGTTTTTTCTTCTTCTGTTCCTTCTTCATCTGTTTTTTCTTTTTCTTCCGCAGCTTTTTCTTTATCCTTAGACTCAGAATCCTCATCATCAGCTTTTGATTTTGAATCATCCGTTTCCATCTCAATTGAACCGTTATTGGACTCGTTGTTTTCAGTAGTTTGTTCAGAATTAGATTTGTTCGTTGAAGCTGTTTCGTCATCATCGCCTGAGAAAAGATTAAATGCAACAACAACAATCAGTAAAACAACTAATCCGATTGCTATGTTTAAAAAACGATTTTGTTTTCGTTTTTCTAGTCTTGATTCATAACGCTGGTTTCGTTTCATAATATCCTCCTCAGTAAAATACTTTTTTTATTTTACCACGAGGAAGTGGTATAGGAACACTATTTCCTATTACACTTTTTTAGATTGTCTTTATCATGAATCTGTTTCTCTCATTATTTCAGTTGCAATGTCCCGAAATACAGGAATCGTGCGGTTTACGGTATCGTGTTTTAAATCTATGATTACGAGAGCATAACGCGGTTTTTCAGCTGGAAAATATCCTGCAAACCATTTATTGTTAAAACGGTGGTCTCCTCCTTTTTGTGCCGTTCCAGATTTTCCTGCAACTTGAAAAGGCAAGGCCTGTAATGCGTGTGCTGTACCTTTTTCGTCCTTGACCACGTTCATCAGAAGGGATTGAAGTCTCATAACCGTGTAAGGAGAGAGCTTTTCACCTTCTTTTTCATGATCTTCAAATTTAATCAGTTCGGTACCATTAGCAAAGTTCACACTTTTAGCTGACTTTACTTCATAACTGACCCCACCCCTAGCAATCGTCGCCATCATATTGGCAACAGCAAGTGGTGTAACTTTCACATCCAACTGACCGATCGCTGTTTGTGAGGTCGCTAATGGACTTTTGTAATCGGAACTTTTCTTTTTCGAGCTGTAGATCTGCCCCACTTCTTCTTTATAGAAATGAGAGAATGATTCTAGATGATAGACTTTTCCTTGCCATCCATTGTGCGTTAATAGACCTAACTTTTCTGCATATTTTTCCATATATTCTAAGTCTGTTTTTTGTAATTCATTAGCTAGATCTCCGAATGTTTTATTGCAGCTTTGTGTAAAGCTGTTCTCTATATTCAACATTCCTAGTTGCCTCTCATCTTTTTTACCGTATATATTCAAATTACAATTATACAACTTATTGTTTTGTATCTTATTTTCTTCGATAGCAGCAGCTGCTGTCACAATTTTAAATACTGAACCCGGAATTTGTTGTGACGTCATATGATCAACATGTTTATAGATCGTTTTACTCGAGAACAAAGGTCTGCTTGACATTGCCAACAGTTCATTCGTTTCTATATCAATCAAAACAGCTCCACCTTCAGCAACACCGTGTGCATCTAGAGTTTCTTCTACCGCTTCCTGCATGTTCTTATCTAGCGTCGTTTTCACGTGAAGTGGATATAAGGGATTCGATTGTGAACGGAATTTTACATCAAGACCAAACAACGGTTGTCCTTGACGATCTACATGATAGATATACTCTGTTTCTCCTTCCGATATTAAAAAAGGATCGAACGTATACTGCATGCCGTTCTTACCTGTTTTTGTATGGAGGGTAACCGTCCCTTTCTTTAGTTTGTCTTCATACTTTCTTTTGATTAAATCTGGATCTTGTCCAACCGCTCCAAGGATATGATTCGCAAACGGAGTGAGATTTCTTTTTGTGACAAGCTGAGCATATAATCCGGGAATCTCTAATTTATTTATTTCATTCATCTGCTCTATACTAATCTCTTTTGGAAGAGTGAGTACAGATGGTTTCTTGAGTTCACTGATTTTTTTTGTAAAATTACTCGTTGGTAGATTCAATATGCTAGCAACCGATTCAATCGGCCATCTACTCGAGTAAAGATTCGGAAAGACGATGACTTGAGCTCTTACATCTGTTGAGAGCAGTTCACCATCTCGATCAAGAAAATACCCTCTCCCATCGTTTATCGTAAAACGGTGTGTACGTTGATCCACACTTTCTTGTATGAGGTTGACTTGATATTTGGAGAAGGAAGTAGTAGATATCAACTGTATATCTGCTAACCGATAAGTGAGAAAAAGGATAAGGAAAAGAAAAAAAAGTGCCACTGTCATCGTTCTTTTCTTCGATAACACGCGCTCACCACCACCTTACTCCTATTCTCACCCACTCATATTGTTCCTAAACGGTTGCAAAAAAAAGAAGATTTGCAGATAACTGCAAGTCTTCTAATACGATAATACGTTTATTTTACTTCTAAGATGACAACGCTGATTTCTCCACCAGGTGTTTGAACAGAAACCTTATCTCCAGGCTTTTTACCTAAAAGACTTTTAGCCATTGGTGAATCGTTAGAAATTTTTCCTTCAAACGGGTCTGCTTCTGCACTACCTACAATGATATAAGTTTCTTCGTCACCATCTGGTAGCTCTTTAAACTTAACTGTTTTCCCGATGGAAACGTTATCAGATTGGTCTTTATTGTCTTCAATAATAACAGAATCACGAATCATTTTTTCTAATTGAACGATACGAGCTTCTACGAATGCCTGCTCGTCCTTTGCTGCATCATACTCAGAGTTCTCAGAAAGATCTCCAAAACTACGTGCTACTTTAATTCGTTCCACTACTTCTTTTCTACGTTCTGTTTTTAAAAACTCTAGTTCGTTCTCTAGCTTCTGTTTACCTTCTAAGGTCATATAGTGTTTTTTCTCGTCTGCCATTGTTTTCACTCCTTAAATAATCAGTACCCTTGTTACGTTATATGATAATTCGGCTAGGGTATGTATAAAAAATGGGTCAATAGTTGATTGCCAAATGGCTTAAAGCTCCAATTTGTCCGTGTATACCGAAAAAATGAGGATAATCTTCCTCATTTTTTCAATAATGCTTTGTCTTCCAAAATCGTCTTGATTTTTGTTACCATTAAGTCGATCGCAACGAGGTTCTGGCCGCCTTCTG encodes the following:
- a CDS encoding PLP-dependent cysteine synthase family protein, with protein sequence MKYFKNVHELIGNTPLMEITQFSLPEGVRLFAKLEFMNPGGSVKDRLGLELLDAALSKGDLVQGGTIIEPTAGNTGIGLALAAINKGINVIFVIPEKFSIEKQELMKALGATIVHTPTADGIKGAIQKTKKLLNEIPNSFSPSQFSNPDNPNTYYKTLGPEIWDELDGNVDVFVAGAGTGGTFMGTARYLKEKNKNVKTVIVEPEGSILNGGESGPHKTEGIGMEFLPGYMDSSYFNSIHTVMDVDAFQRVAELAKKEGLLVGSSSGAALHAALIEAQTAQPGQNIVTIFADSSERYLSKKIYEGGI
- the greA gene encoding transcription elongation factor GreA, with product MADEKKHYMTLEGKQKLENELEFLKTERRKEVVERIKVARSFGDLSENSEYDAAKDEQAFVEARIVQLEKMIRDSVIIEDNKDQSDNVSIGKTVKFKELPDGDEETYIIVGSAEADPFEGKISNDSPMAKSLLGKKPGDKVSVQTPGGEISVVILEVK
- a CDS encoding peptidoglycan D,D-transpeptidase FtsI family protein, producing MLSKKRTMTVALFFLFLILFLTYRLADIQLISTTSFSKYQVNLIQESVDQRTHRFTINDGRGYFLDRDGELLSTDVRAQVIVFPNLYSSRWPIESVASILNLPTSNFTKKISELKKPSVLTLPKEISIEQMNEINKLEIPGLYAQLVTKRNLTPFANHILGAVGQDPDLIKRKYEDKLKKGTVTLHTKTGKNGMQYTFDPFLISEGETEYIYHVDRQGQPLFGLDVKFRSQSNPLYPLHVKTTLDKNMQEAVEETLDAHGVAEGGAVLIDIETNELLAMSSRPLFSSKTIYKHVDHMTSQQIPGSVFKIVTAAAAIEENKIQNNKLYNCNLNIYGKKDERQLGMLNIENSFTQSCNKTFGDLANELQKTDLEYMEKYAEKLGLLTHNGWQGKVYHLESFSHFYKEEVGQIYSSKKKSSDYKSPLATSQTAIGQLDVKVTPLAVANMMATIARGGVSYEVKSAKSVNFANGTELIKFEDHEKEGEKLSPYTVMRLQSLLMNVVKDEKGTAHALQALPFQVAGKSGTAQKGGDHRFNNKWFAGYFPAEKPRYALVIIDLKHDTVNRTIPVFRDIATEIMRETDS
- the mtnN gene encoding 5'-methylthioadenosine/S-adenosylhomocysteine nucleosidase, with the protein product MKRIGIIGAMEEEVVLLREQLVDLEENKLAGCEFYKGLLDGQEVVLLKSGIGKVNAAIGTTLMIQLYGPDVILNTGSAGGFHSDLNVGDVVISTDVRHHDVDATIFGYEHGQVPQMPPNYLPDEKLVNAAERAGTRVENIQVAKGLIASGDSFMSDHARVEDIRGKFPTLYAAEMEAAAIAQTCYQFKVPFVIIRSLSDIAGKDARVSYDQFLQTASKNSAELVQKIVEELKSK
- a CDS encoding YrrS family protein; the protein is MKRNQRYESRLEKRKQNRFLNIAIGLVVLLIVVVAFNLFSGDDDETASTNKSNSEQTTENNESNNGSIEMETDDSKSKADDEDSESKDKEKAAEEKEKTDEEGTEEEKTESGAPEGGGPEGPWQPIGTSQTEPHTKTYDDGSQDWNEMVQALSYATSIPQDQMTIFWLGNGGGPDLSKGTVQSKADGKKYDVMLQWVPEKGWQPTSVTPVQ
- a CDS encoding S-ribosylhomocysteine lyase; its protein translation is MTKKMNVESFNLDHTKVVAPYIRLAGTTTGANGDIIHKYDIRFCQPNKDHMPMEGLHSIEHLMAENIRNHHSTVVDISPMGCQTGFYLSVINHDNYDEILEVLEKTLNDVLEATEVPACNEVQCGWAANHSLEGAKEIARKMLAKKDEWHIVFGE
- a CDS encoding class I SAM-dependent methyltransferase, which gives rise to MGREFIDLFDEWSSSYDETVSGNDQEYKEVFHKYDEILETVVQRSGNIVLEFGVGTGNLSEKLLRSGKQVIGIEPSEGMREKAFERHPDLRLHDGDFLSFPKLDQEIDTIVSTYAFHHLTDEEKDRAIGQYSQLLKKNGKIVFADTAYLHEDDKIERHEKVRSQGFLNLLKDLQTEYYTTLGVLEDLFKKHDFEVSFKKLNEYVWLMEAVKK